From Cyanobacterium sp. T60_A2020_053, one genomic window encodes:
- a CDS encoding nitrate reductase associated protein: MNYFFEFESDFVESLRCIPMIVRMKLDTCGVKLKLFHWHQFSQLERETVVKMPCEIETDINNYRRFVQDLVIAKTGEPAPSLPVEKEPAWHNKQTIPESVQEKAQEFDVKISIEKWQKLTPLQRFALIKLSHPSHENRNFLPALKEFNLL, translated from the coding sequence ATGAATTATTTTTTTGAATTTGAATCAGATTTTGTAGAATCATTGCGGTGTATTCCCATGATAGTCAGAATGAAATTAGACACCTGCGGAGTAAAACTAAAATTATTTCACTGGCATCAATTTTCACAATTAGAAAGAGAAACAGTTGTAAAAATGCCTTGTGAAATAGAAACAGATATTAATAATTATCGAAGATTTGTACAAGATTTAGTCATAGCAAAAACAGGGGAACCAGCGCCCTCCCTTCCAGTTGAAAAAGAACCTGCATGGCATAATAAGCAGACAATTCCTGAATCAGTGCAAGAAAAAGCTCAAGAATTTGATGTTAAAATCTCTATAGAAAAGTGGCAAAAATTAACACCATTACAAAGATTTGCTTTAATAAAATTAAGTCATCCTAGCCATGAAAATCGCAATTTTTTACCAGCGCTAAAAGAATTTAATTTACTTTAG